The following proteins are co-located in the Nocardioides piscis genome:
- a CDS encoding 3-hydroxyacyl-CoA dehydrogenase family protein: MSETTDLSAGLTVLVVGAGAMGSQIALVAALAGHDVRLADLDAEALGRADQQLRKRMEQQVAKGRRTADDVSAAFARLTLQTDLAAGADGVDLVIEAVVEDLEVKRQLFATLGEVCRPDTILASNTSSFVPSRLADAAPYPQRFVNLHFFNPALVMKCVEVVRGPETSDDVAARSVAFVESLGKQPVVLEKEINGFIANRILNAVRDEAIHLLEAGVASVESIDLACRTALGYPMGPFELMDLTGIDIGYRTKMARHAETQDPADLPSRTVTELVAAGHLGRKSGRGFYTYDPSTQTPGA, encoded by the coding sequence ATGAGCGAGACGACTGATCTCTCCGCCGGGCTCACCGTCCTCGTCGTCGGCGCGGGCGCGATGGGGTCACAGATCGCCCTCGTCGCGGCCCTCGCCGGTCACGACGTCCGGCTCGCCGACCTCGACGCCGAGGCGCTCGGGCGCGCCGATCAGCAGCTGCGCAAGCGGATGGAACAGCAGGTCGCCAAGGGCCGGCGGACTGCCGACGACGTCAGCGCTGCCTTCGCCCGGCTGACGCTGCAGACCGACCTGGCCGCCGGTGCTGATGGCGTCGACCTCGTCATCGAGGCAGTGGTCGAGGACCTCGAGGTCAAGCGCCAGCTCTTCGCCACGCTCGGCGAGGTGTGCCGGCCGGACACCATCTTGGCCTCCAACACGTCGAGCTTCGTCCCCTCGCGACTGGCCGACGCAGCGCCATACCCCCAGCGCTTCGTCAACCTGCACTTCTTCAACCCGGCCCTGGTGATGAAGTGCGTCGAGGTGGTGCGTGGCCCGGAGACCTCCGACGACGTCGCAGCTCGCTCGGTGGCGTTCGTCGAGAGCCTGGGCAAGCAGCCGGTGGTGCTCGAGAAGGAGATCAACGGCTTCATCGCCAACCGGATCCTCAACGCGGTGCGCGACGAGGCGATCCACCTCCTCGAAGCGGGTGTCGCCTCGGTCGAGTCGATCGACCTCGCCTGTCGCACGGCACTGGGATATCCCATGGGTCCGTTCGAGCTGATGGACCTGACCGGCATCGACATCGGCTATCGGACGAAGATGGCTCGTCACGCCGAGACCCAAGACCCGGCCGACCTGCCCAGCCGGACCGTGACCGAGCTTGTCGCGGCCGGCCACCTCGGGCGAAAGAGCGGCCGCGGCTTCTACACCTACGACCCCTCGACCCAGACCCCAGGAGCCTGA
- a CDS encoding acyl-CoA dehydrogenase family protein produces the protein MDLSLTDEQRSFQQLARDFLDKEVVPYRAQWDRDESVDTKIIPMLGEIGFFGLTIPEEYGGLGGDYITYCIGMEELGRADSSVRGIVSVSMGLVGKVILSHGTEEQKTEWLPGIADGTKLACFGLTEPDNGSDPGNLKTRATREGDDYVINGSKIFITNGTWADVCLVFARTGGPGPKGISAFLVPTDTPGFGRTEIHGKLGLRGQATAELSFDNVRVPASTRLGEEGQGFSIAMHSLDKGRVSVAAGCTGIVQGCLEAVVSYSQERKQFGRPLASFQMIQDMIAQISVDADASRLLTWRAADLIERGEPFGVEASKAKYFASEAAVKAANLAISAFGGYGYVDEYPVQKYMRDARVMTLYEGTSQIQKLLIGRAETGISAFL, from the coding sequence ATGGACCTGTCACTCACCGACGAGCAGCGCAGCTTCCAGCAGCTGGCTCGTGACTTCCTCGACAAGGAGGTCGTGCCCTACCGCGCCCAGTGGGACCGCGACGAGTCGGTCGACACCAAGATCATCCCGATGCTGGGCGAGATCGGCTTCTTCGGCCTCACCATCCCCGAGGAGTACGGCGGTCTGGGCGGCGACTACATCACCTACTGCATCGGCATGGAGGAGCTCGGCCGAGCCGACTCGTCGGTGCGCGGCATCGTGTCGGTCTCCATGGGGCTGGTCGGAAAGGTGATCCTGTCCCACGGCACCGAGGAGCAGAAGACCGAATGGCTGCCCGGCATCGCCGACGGCACCAAGCTCGCCTGCTTCGGCCTCACCGAGCCCGACAACGGCTCCGACCCGGGCAACCTCAAGACCCGCGCGACCCGCGAGGGCGACGACTACGTCATCAACGGGTCCAAGATCTTCATCACCAACGGCACCTGGGCCGACGTCTGCCTGGTGTTCGCCCGCACCGGGGGCCCGGGCCCCAAGGGCATCTCCGCCTTCCTGGTGCCGACCGACACCCCCGGCTTCGGCCGGACCGAGATCCACGGCAAGCTCGGGCTGCGTGGTCAGGCCACCGCCGAGCTGTCGTTCGACAACGTGCGGGTGCCTGCCTCGACCCGGCTCGGCGAGGAGGGGCAGGGCTTCTCGATCGCCATGCACTCCCTGGACAAGGGCCGGGTCTCGGTCGCAGCGGGCTGCACGGGCATCGTCCAGGGCTGCCTGGAGGCTGTCGTGTCCTACTCGCAGGAGCGCAAGCAGTTCGGCCGCCCGCTGGCGTCCTTCCAGATGATCCAGGACATGATCGCCCAGATCTCGGTCGACGCCGACGCCTCGCGGCTGTTGACCTGGCGAGCCGCCGACCTGATCGAGCGCGGCGAACCGTTCGGCGTCGAGGCCTCCAAGGCGAAGTACTTCGCGTCCGAGGCCGCGGTGAAGGCCGCCAACCTCGCGATCTCCGCCTTCGGCGGCTATGGGTACGTCGATGAGTACCCAGTCCAGAAGTACATGCGAGACGCTCGTGTGATGACCCTCTACGAGGGCACCTCCCAGATCCAGAAGCTGCTCATCGGGCGCGCCGAGACCGGCATCAGCGCCTTCCTCTGA
- a CDS encoding acyl-CoA dehydrogenase family protein, with protein sequence MATTPQSPLGFFNTDSLLGEDDIAMRDTVRKYVESKIKPQLAGWYESASIPARELAKELGDLGVLGMHLEGYGCAGTSATAYGLACMELEAGDSGLRSLVSVQGSLAMFAIWKHGSEEQKNEWLPRMAAGDAIGCFGLTEPDFGSNPAGMRTRAKRDGTDWVLSGNKMWITNGSVADVAVVWAQTDEGIRGFVVPTDTPGFSAPEIKQKMSLRASVTSELVLDNVRLPDSAVLPGVTGLSGPLSCLNEARFGIVFGALGAARDCLETAIAYAGDREIFDKPLSGFQLTQAKIADMSLELGKGMLLALHLGRLKDAGTLDHRQVSLGKLNNTREAIAIARECRTILGAAGITLEFPIMRHANNLESVLTYEGTSEVHQLVIGQALTGQAAYR encoded by the coding sequence ATGGCCACCACCCCGCAGTCCCCGTTGGGCTTCTTCAACACCGACTCGCTCCTCGGCGAGGACGACATCGCGATGCGCGACACCGTGCGCAAATATGTGGAGAGCAAGATCAAGCCGCAGCTGGCCGGTTGGTATGAGTCGGCCTCGATCCCGGCCCGCGAGCTCGCCAAGGAGCTCGGCGACCTCGGCGTGCTGGGGATGCACCTCGAGGGCTACGGCTGTGCCGGGACCAGCGCGACGGCGTACGGCCTGGCCTGCATGGAGCTGGAGGCGGGCGACTCCGGCCTGCGCTCGCTGGTGTCGGTCCAGGGCTCGCTGGCGATGTTCGCGATCTGGAAGCACGGCAGCGAGGAGCAGAAGAACGAGTGGCTGCCCCGGATGGCCGCGGGTGACGCGATCGGCTGCTTCGGACTGACCGAGCCCGACTTCGGCTCCAACCCCGCCGGCATGCGCACCCGCGCCAAGCGCGACGGCACGGACTGGGTGCTGTCGGGCAACAAGATGTGGATCACCAACGGCTCGGTCGCCGACGTCGCCGTCGTCTGGGCGCAGACCGACGAGGGCATCCGCGGCTTCGTGGTGCCCACCGACACACCCGGCTTCTCCGCACCCGAGATCAAGCAGAAGATGTCGCTGCGGGCATCGGTGACCTCCGAGCTCGTGCTCGACAACGTCCGTCTCCCCGACTCTGCGGTGCTGCCCGGCGTCACCGGGCTCTCCGGCCCGCTGTCGTGCCTCAACGAGGCTCGTTTCGGCATCGTCTTCGGCGCGCTCGGTGCGGCGCGCGACTGCCTGGAGACCGCGATCGCGTATGCAGGAGACCGCGAGATCTTCGACAAGCCGCTGTCAGGGTTCCAGCTCACCCAGGCCAAGATCGCCGACATGTCGCTCGAGCTCGGCAAGGGCATGCTGCTCGCGCTGCACCTCGGCCGGCTCAAGGACGCCGGGACCCTCGACCACCGCCAGGTCAGTCTCGGCAAGCTCAACAACACCCGCGAGGCGATCGCGATCGCCCGCGAGTGCCGCACCATCCTCGGCGCCGCCGGGATCACCTTGGAGTTCCCGATCATGCGCCACGCCAACAACCTCGAGTCGGTGCTGACCTACGAGGGCACCTCCGAGGTGCACCAGCTCGTCATCGGCCAGGCGCTCACCGGCCAGGCGGCCTATCGCTGA
- a CDS encoding cation:proton antiporter, whose amino-acid sequence MTPFAIYALLGVSLLVATLLPGLTHRIALSPPMVLVAMGMLIGLLPLPDSVSLDPEANRSAITHVTEFTVLVSLMGVGLALDRRLRLRSLASLRTWSPVWRLLAVAMPLTVLGVALLGWWVAGLAPAVALLLGAVLAPTDPVLASDVQVGKPVTEEGERDPDEDDDIRFALTAEAGLNDGLAFPFVHLSLLLLAGGFGAAELAEWAGFYVVFKIVVGVAVGLLVGWGLGRLAFHSRTAALRLAEQGEPLLALAALLMAYGLAELAQGYGFLAVFACAMALRNAERGHGYQADMHALVERLERLMTLAVLLALGIAMTNGLFKAMDWRGVVVALALLLVVRPLAAWVALAIRARKHDVAGGLHSDERRVVAFFGVRGVGSLFYLGYAATHHELPNEDWLWATVSLTIVMSVFLHGVTATPVMARLDERRDRAA is encoded by the coding sequence ATGACCCCCTTCGCGATCTATGCCCTCCTCGGCGTCTCCCTCCTGGTGGCCACGCTGCTGCCGGGACTGACCCACCGCATCGCCCTGTCCCCGCCGATGGTGCTGGTCGCGATGGGGATGCTGATCGGGCTGCTCCCCCTGCCCGACAGCGTCAGCCTCGACCCCGAGGCAAACCGCTCGGCCATCACCCATGTCACCGAGTTCACCGTCCTGGTCTCGCTGATGGGGGTCGGCCTGGCGCTCGACCGGCGACTGCGGCTCCGGTCGCTCGCGTCCCTGCGGACGTGGTCGCCCGTATGGCGACTGCTGGCCGTCGCGATGCCGCTGACCGTGCTCGGCGTTGCCCTGCTCGGCTGGTGGGTCGCCGGCCTGGCGCCCGCCGTCGCCCTGCTCCTCGGGGCGGTGCTCGCGCCGACCGACCCGGTGCTCGCCTCCGACGTCCAGGTGGGCAAGCCGGTCACCGAGGAAGGTGAGCGCGACCCCGACGAGGACGACGACATCCGCTTCGCACTGACGGCCGAGGCCGGTCTCAACGACGGCCTGGCCTTCCCGTTCGTCCACCTGTCCCTGCTGCTGCTCGCGGGCGGCTTCGGCGCCGCCGAGCTGGCCGAGTGGGCGGGGTTCTATGTCGTTTTCAAGATCGTCGTCGGTGTCGCCGTCGGCCTGCTCGTGGGCTGGGGCCTGGGCCGGCTCGCCTTCCACTCACGCACCGCTGCCCTGCGGTTGGCCGAGCAGGGCGAGCCGCTGCTGGCGTTGGCGGCACTGCTGATGGCCTATGGCCTCGCCGAGCTCGCCCAGGGCTACGGCTTCCTCGCGGTCTTCGCCTGTGCCATGGCGCTGCGCAACGCCGAACGCGGCCACGGCTACCAGGCCGACATGCACGCCCTGGTCGAGCGGCTCGAGCGGCTGATGACGCTGGCCGTGCTGCTGGCGCTCGGCATCGCGATGACCAACGGGCTCTTCAAGGCGATGGACTGGCGCGGCGTCGTGGTGGCCCTGGCGCTGCTCCTCGTCGTCCGGCCGCTGGCCGCGTGGGTGGCGCTCGCCATACGCGCCCGCAAGCACGACGTCGCGGGCGGCCTCCACTCCGACGAACGACGGGTCGTGGCCTTCTTCGGCGTGCGTGGCGTCGGCTCGCTGTTCTATCTCGGCTATGCCGCCACCCACCACGAGCTGCCCAACGAGGACTGGTTGTGGGCGACCGTGTCGCTGACGATCGTGATGTCGGTGTTCCTGCACGGGGTGACCGCGACGCCGGTGATGGCGCGGCTCGACGAGCGCCGCGACCGCGCTGCGTGA
- a CDS encoding MerR family transcriptional regulator, with protein sequence MTPTTPVAREQDAGPQVLLSLEELTERVGMSVRNIRFYTSKCLIPPPLRQGRSGFYSADHVARLELVRELQEHGFTLSAIKGYVDRIPDDATPSDIALHLSLLAPVTGERDVDVHDGLVGLGVPTSAAQAVAEVYARHGQQVADELSEIVRTHVWPAVRDAGGDVENLRELVHRLKPLTIAGLVTAYEQAMDESAQSHQNRDR encoded by the coding sequence ATGACACCCACCACGCCCGTCGCGCGCGAGCAGGACGCGGGCCCGCAGGTGCTGCTCAGCCTCGAGGAGCTGACCGAGCGGGTCGGGATGAGCGTGCGCAACATCCGCTTCTACACCTCCAAGTGCCTCATCCCGCCACCCCTGCGGCAGGGCAGGTCGGGCTTCTACTCAGCCGACCACGTCGCCCGCCTCGAGCTGGTGCGCGAGCTCCAGGAGCACGGGTTCACGCTGTCCGCGATCAAGGGGTACGTCGATCGCATCCCCGACGACGCCACGCCCTCCGACATCGCGCTGCACCTGTCGCTGCTGGCTCCGGTCACCGGTGAGCGGGACGTCGACGTGCACGACGGGCTGGTCGGCCTGGGTGTCCCGACCTCGGCGGCGCAGGCCGTGGCCGAGGTCTATGCCCGCCACGGACAGCAGGTCGCCGACGAGCTGTCCGAGATCGTCCGCACCCACGTCTGGCCCGCTGTGCGCGATGCCGGCGGCGACGTGGAGAATCTTCGTGAGCTGGTGCACCGGCTCAAGCCGCTGACGATCGCGGGCCTGGTCACGGCCTATGAACAGGCCATGGACGAGAGCGCGCAGTCCCACCAGAACAGGGATCGATGA
- a CDS encoding acetyl-CoA C-acetyltransferase → MADAFIYDHIRTPRGKGKAAGALHEVKPVDLVVGLLDEIKNRNPEFDPHRVDDVVLGVVTPVGDQGGDIAKTAALKAGYPETVAGVQLNRFCASGLEAVNQAASRVRGGFEDLILAGGVESMSRVPMGADGGAWASDPATALATGFVPQGIGADLIATIEGWNREDVDAYAAQSHARAANAWDQGYYADPVIPVKDINGVTVLERDELIRPGTTVESLSGLKASFAQMGADAGFDDVALEKYHWVEKINHVHHAGNSSGIVDGAALMAIGSEQVGRDLGLTPRARIIATAVSGADPTIMLTGPAPAARKALAKAGLDVKDIDLFEINEAFAAVAMRFMRDMGISDEITNVNGGAIAMGHPLGATGAIILGTLVDELARRGQKRGLATLCVGGGMGIATIVELV, encoded by the coding sequence ATGGCAGACGCATTCATCTATGACCACATCCGCACACCGCGTGGCAAGGGCAAGGCCGCCGGTGCGCTCCACGAGGTCAAGCCCGTCGACCTCGTGGTCGGACTCCTCGACGAGATCAAGAACCGCAACCCCGAGTTCGATCCCCACCGCGTCGACGACGTCGTCCTCGGCGTCGTGACCCCCGTGGGCGACCAGGGCGGCGACATCGCCAAGACGGCGGCGCTCAAGGCCGGCTATCCCGAGACCGTGGCGGGCGTGCAGCTCAACCGCTTCTGCGCCTCCGGCCTCGAGGCCGTCAACCAAGCCGCCTCGCGCGTCCGCGGCGGCTTCGAGGACCTGATCCTCGCCGGCGGCGTGGAGTCGATGAGCCGCGTGCCGATGGGTGCTGACGGTGGCGCCTGGGCCTCCGACCCCGCGACCGCGCTCGCGACCGGCTTCGTCCCGCAGGGCATCGGCGCCGACCTGATCGCCACGATCGAGGGCTGGAACCGCGAGGACGTCGACGCCTATGCCGCACAGTCCCACGCCCGGGCCGCCAACGCCTGGGACCAGGGCTACTACGCCGACCCCGTGATCCCGGTCAAGGACATCAACGGCGTCACGGTGCTCGAGCGAGACGAGCTGATCCGCCCCGGCACCACGGTCGAGAGCCTCTCGGGCCTCAAGGCCTCCTTCGCCCAGATGGGCGCCGACGCCGGCTTCGACGACGTCGCGCTCGAGAAGTACCACTGGGTCGAGAAGATCAACCACGTCCACCACGCCGGCAACAGCTCGGGCATCGTCGACGGCGCCGCGCTCATGGCGATCGGCAGCGAGCAGGTCGGCCGCGACCTCGGCCTGACCCCGCGGGCGCGGATCATCGCCACCGCCGTCAGTGGTGCCGACCCGACGATCATGCTCACCGGACCGGCCCCGGCCGCCCGCAAGGCGCTCGCCAAGGCCGGTCTCGACGTCAAGGACATCGACCTGTTCGAGATCAACGAGGCGTTCGCCGCCGTCGCGATGCGGTTCATGCGTGACATGGGCATCTCCGACGAGATCACCAACGTCAACGGCGGCGCCATCGCGATGGGCCACCCGCTCGGCGCGACCGGCGCGATCATCCTCGGCACGCTCGTCGACGAGCTCGCCCGCCGCGGCCAGAAGCGCGGCCTCGCCACGCTCTGCGTCGGTGGCGGCATGGGCATCGCGACGATCGTGGAGCTCGTCTGA
- a CDS encoding 3-hydroxyacyl-CoA dehydrogenase NAD-binding domain-containing protein — MTDTQTQTAVRYDRDADGIVTLTLDDPTASANTMTELYKESMENAVDRLYAEVEDVTGVVIASAKKTFFAGGNLKNMIQATKADAERIFEMAESVKAGLRRLELFPRPVVAAINGAALGGGFEIALAANRRIAVDDRSIKLGLPEATLGLLPGGGGVTRVVRMLGLQPALMDVLMSGTQFDPQKALAKGLIDEVVATQEDLVPAAKAWIMSVKDDPEAAQNPWDRKGYKMPGGTPRSPGLAAFLPAFPALLRKQTKGAVYPAPRAILSAAVEGASTDFDTASRIESRYLTNLIVNQQSKDMIQAFFFDLQAINSGSLRPDGVEKFTATKVGVLGAGMMGAGIAYSCARAGMQVVLKDVTQESADKGRDYTAKLNAKGIERGKLTQEKADELIGRITATASPEDLAGCDLVIEAVFEDPALKAKVFAEIAPFVNPDALLCSNTSTLPITELAEGVDRPADFIGLHFFSPVDKMPLVEIIRGKETSDEALAKAYDVVQQIKKTPIVVNDSRGFYTSRVIGTMVNEGLAMLAEGVHPVSLERAATQAGYPVGTLQLSDELNMELMAKIRKATIDAAERDGKDAPVHPADDVVTTMIEAGRPSRLKGAGFYEYDENGRRTRIWPGLGELFPVAEQQIPFQDMQERLLFIEAIETAKCFEEGVITSAAAANIGSIMGIGFPARTGGAAQFMLGYERDGQVGLSAFIARADELAAAYGEKFAPSAYLRDLAAKGESFPA, encoded by the coding sequence ATGACTGACACCCAGACCCAGACCGCGGTCCGCTACGACCGCGACGCCGACGGCATCGTCACCCTCACCCTCGACGACCCGACGGCCAGCGCCAACACCATGACCGAGCTCTACAAGGAGTCGATGGAGAACGCCGTCGACCGGTTGTATGCCGAGGTCGAGGACGTGACCGGCGTGGTGATCGCCAGCGCCAAGAAGACCTTCTTCGCCGGCGGCAACCTCAAGAACATGATCCAGGCGACGAAGGCCGACGCGGAGCGCATCTTCGAGATGGCCGAGTCGGTCAAGGCGGGCCTGCGACGCCTCGAGCTCTTCCCGCGTCCCGTCGTGGCCGCGATCAACGGCGCCGCGCTCGGCGGCGGCTTCGAGATCGCGCTGGCCGCCAACCGACGCATCGCCGTCGACGACCGCTCGATCAAGCTCGGCCTGCCCGAGGCGACCCTCGGACTCCTCCCGGGCGGCGGCGGGGTGACCCGCGTCGTGCGGATGCTCGGCCTGCAGCCCGCGCTGATGGACGTGCTGATGTCGGGCACCCAGTTCGACCCGCAGAAGGCGCTCGCCAAGGGCCTCATCGACGAGGTCGTCGCCACGCAGGAGGACCTGGTCCCGGCCGCCAAGGCCTGGATCATGAGCGTCAAGGACGACCCCGAGGCCGCGCAGAACCCGTGGGACCGCAAGGGCTACAAGATGCCCGGCGGCACGCCGCGCTCGCCCGGCCTGGCCGCGTTCCTGCCCGCCTTCCCGGCGCTGCTGCGCAAGCAGACCAAGGGCGCGGTCTATCCCGCCCCCCGCGCGATCCTCAGCGCGGCGGTCGAGGGTGCCAGCACCGACTTCGACACTGCCTCGCGGATCGAGTCGCGCTATCTCACCAACCTGATCGTCAACCAGCAGTCGAAGGACATGATCCAGGCGTTCTTCTTCGACCTGCAGGCGATCAACTCCGGCTCGCTGCGCCCCGACGGCGTGGAGAAGTTCACGGCCACCAAGGTCGGCGTCCTCGGCGCCGGGATGATGGGTGCGGGCATCGCCTACTCGTGCGCCCGCGCCGGCATGCAGGTCGTGCTCAAGGACGTGACGCAGGAGTCGGCCGACAAGGGGCGCGACTACACCGCCAAGCTCAACGCCAAGGGCATCGAGCGCGGCAAGCTCACACAGGAGAAGGCCGACGAGCTGATCGGTCGCATCACCGCGACCGCATCGCCGGAGGACCTCGCTGGCTGCGACCTCGTGATCGAGGCCGTCTTCGAGGACCCCGCCCTCAAGGCCAAGGTGTTCGCGGAGATCGCACCGTTCGTCAACCCCGACGCGCTGCTCTGCTCCAACACCTCGACGCTGCCGATCACCGAGCTCGCCGAAGGTGTCGACCGCCCGGCCGACTTCATCGGGCTCCACTTCTTCAGCCCCGTGGACAAGATGCCGCTGGTCGAGATCATCCGCGGCAAGGAGACCTCCGACGAGGCGCTGGCCAAGGCCTATGACGTCGTCCAGCAGATCAAGAAGACCCCGATCGTGGTCAACGACAGCCGTGGCTTCTACACCTCGCGCGTCATCGGCACGATGGTCAACGAGGGCCTGGCGATGCTGGCCGAGGGCGTCCACCCGGTCTCTCTCGAGCGGGCCGCGACCCAGGCGGGCTATCCGGTCGGCACGCTGCAGCTCTCCGACGAGCTCAACATGGAGCTGATGGCCAAGATCCGAAAGGCCACCATCGACGCGGCCGAGCGCGACGGCAAGGACGCCCCCGTCCACCCCGCCGACGACGTCGTCACCACGATGATCGAGGCGGGTCGGCCCTCGCGGCTCAAGGGTGCCGGCTTCTACGAATACGACGAGAACGGCCGTCGCACCCGCATCTGGCCCGGTCTCGGCGAGCTCTTCCCGGTCGCCGAGCAGCAGATCCCGTTCCAGGACATGCAGGAGCGCCTGCTCTTCATCGAGGCGATCGAGACCGCGAAGTGCTTCGAGGAGGGCGTGATCACCTCGGCGGCTGCGGCCAACATCGGCTCGATCATGGGCATCGGCTTCCCTGCGCGGACCGGCGGTGCGGCGCAGTTCATGCTCGGCTACGAGCGCGACGGGCAGGTCGGCCTGTCGGCGTTCATCGCTCGCGCCGACGAGCTCGCAGCGGCGTACGGCGAGAAGTTCGCTCCCAGCGCCTATCTGCGCGACCTCGCGGCGAAGGGCGAGTCCTTCCCCGCCTGA
- a CDS encoding ABC transporter ATP-binding protein produces MSQPAIAVRDLHVRFGDVEAVSGVDLVADAGHATALLGRNGAGKSTTMKVLAGVVPPSAGQVLVAGHDASTDPLGVRRSVGYCPDVGGLVPRATPWEHLQLSASLRRMPAWEARGRELLERFELGDVAHRVVGGFSHGMSRRLSVVLAALHEPAVLLLDEPFDGVDPIGVEATLEVIADARARGACTLVSTHLRELAMQACTSAVVLRGGARVATMDAGDLTGEAYRALLD; encoded by the coding sequence GTGAGCCAGCCCGCCATCGCCGTCCGTGACCTCCATGTGCGCTTCGGCGACGTCGAGGCCGTCTCGGGCGTCGACCTGGTCGCCGATGCCGGCCACGCGACGGCGCTGCTCGGTCGCAACGGGGCCGGCAAGTCCACCACGATGAAGGTGCTTGCTGGCGTGGTGCCGCCGAGCGCCGGGCAGGTCCTGGTCGCCGGTCACGACGCCAGCACCGACCCCTTGGGCGTACGGCGATCGGTGGGTTATTGCCCCGACGTCGGCGGCCTGGTGCCGCGGGCCACGCCCTGGGAGCACCTGCAGCTCTCGGCGAGCCTGCGCCGGATGCCGGCCTGGGAGGCCCGTGGCCGCGAGCTGCTGGAGCGCTTCGAGCTCGGTGACGTCGCCCATCGCGTCGTCGGCGGGTTCAGCCACGGCATGAGCCGGCGGCTCAGCGTCGTCCTCGCGGCCCTCCACGAACCGGCGGTGCTGCTGCTCGACGAGCCCTTCGACGGGGTCGACCCGATCGGGGTGGAGGCGACCCTCGAGGTGATCGCGGACGCGCGGGCGCGGGGAGCGTGCACGCTCGTCTCGACCCACCTGCGCGAGCTGGCGATGCAGGCCTGCACCTCGGCGGTGGTGCTGCGCGGCGGGGCGCGGGTCGCCACCATGGACGCCGGCGACCTCACCGGCGAGGCCTATCGTGCGCTCCTCGACTGA
- a CDS encoding RDD family protein, producing the protein MSSYENPPTDPYGAGPQDPNAQQSGAYGQPYGQPYGQPAGVPQGVTFAHWGKRVGAYVIDALIAIPLFIPYGIAAGMASSSAEVDPVTGQMTIDEGSTGLALILMLLSLVLYLAYFIWNYCIKQGKTGYTIGKGVMGIKLVKAETGQPVGAGMSFVRQLAHILDSLPCNIGYLWPLWDAKRQTFADKVMGTYVIDQPKG; encoded by the coding sequence ATGTCCAGCTATGAGAACCCGCCCACCGATCCGTACGGCGCGGGCCCGCAGGACCCGAACGCACAGCAGAGCGGCGCGTACGGCCAGCCCTACGGCCAGCCCTACGGCCAGCCCGCCGGCGTCCCGCAGGGCGTCACCTTCGCCCACTGGGGCAAGCGCGTCGGCGCCTACGTCATCGACGCCTTGATCGCGATCCCGCTGTTCATCCCCTACGGCATCGCGGCGGGCATGGCCTCCAGCTCGGCCGAGGTCGACCCCGTCACCGGCCAGATGACCATCGACGAGGGCTCCACCGGCCTCGCGCTGATCCTCATGCTGCTGAGCCTGGTGCTCTACCTCGCCTACTTCATCTGGAACTACTGCATCAAGCAGGGCAAGACCGGCTACACCATCGGCAAGGGCGTCATGGGCATCAAGCTGGTGAAGGCCGAGACCGGCCAGCCGGTCGGCGCCGGCATGTCGTTCGTGCGCCAGCTCGCCCACATCCTCGACAGCCTGCCCTGCAACATCGGCTACCTGTGGCCGCTGTGGGACGCCAAGCGCCAGACGTTCGCCGACAAGGTGATGGGCACCTACGTCATCGACCAGCCCAAGGGCTGA
- a CDS encoding PadR family transcriptional regulator, whose product MTIRAAMLALLEQGPMYGYQLRAEFEQRTGSTWPLNVGQVYTTLTRLERDGLVEHVSDGGSQDAPDQAAQVSYRITSSGRGEVAAWFSTPVPRTQPPRDELAIKLAIAVTLPGVDVTGLVQKQRAATMKALQDYTRLKRTGRAARPDQPEDLAWSLVLDSLVFDAEAEIRWLDHCEARLRRAAAEGQLHTPARPVPANHEEEVSS is encoded by the coding sequence ATGACGATCCGCGCGGCGATGCTCGCCCTGCTGGAGCAGGGGCCGATGTACGGCTACCAGCTCCGGGCGGAGTTCGAGCAGCGCACGGGGTCGACGTGGCCGCTCAACGTCGGGCAGGTCTACACGACCCTGACCCGGCTCGAGCGCGACGGCCTGGTCGAGCACGTCAGCGACGGGGGGTCGCAGGACGCGCCCGACCAGGCGGCCCAGGTGAGCTATCGCATCACCTCTTCCGGACGGGGCGAGGTGGCGGCGTGGTTCTCCACGCCGGTGCCTCGCACCCAACCTCCCCGCGACGAGCTGGCGATCAAGCTCGCGATCGCCGTGACCCTTCCCGGCGTCGACGTCACCGGCCTGGTCCAGAAGCAGCGGGCGGCGACGATGAAGGCGCTGCAGGACTACACCCGGCTCAAGCGCACCGGTCGCGCCGCCCGACCCGACCAGCCCGAGGACCTCGCCTGGTCCCTCGTCCTCGACTCCCTGGTCTTCGACGCCGAGGCGGAGATCCGCTGGCTCGACCACTGCGAGGCGCGTCTGCGGCGCGCCGCGGCCGAGGGTCAGCTCCACACACCTGCCCGCCCCGTGCCGGCGAACCACGAAGAGGAAGTCAGCTCATGA